A stretch of the Uranotaenia lowii strain MFRU-FL chromosome 3, ASM2978415v1, whole genome shotgun sequence genome encodes the following:
- the LOC129757297 gene encoding stress-associated endoplasmic reticulum protein 2-like yields MAPQQRIRMANEKASRNITQRGNVPKSNKNAEEKYPVGPWLLALFIFVVCGSAIFQIIQSIRIA; encoded by the coding sequence ATGGCTCCCCAGCAGAGAATCCGCATGGCCAACGAGAAGGCCAGCCGCAACATCACCCAGCGTGGCAACGTGCCCAAGTCGAACAAGAACGCCGAGGAGAAGTACCCGGTCGGACCCTGGCTACTAGCACTGTTCATCTTCGTCGTGTGCGGTTCTGCCATATTCCAGATCATCCAATCGATCCGCATCGCGTAA
- the LOC129757357 gene encoding uncharacterized protein LOC129757357 has translation MGGVWERMVRSVKESMRALDDGRKLNDEILLTVLAETEAFINSRPLTYMPQSSADYEALTPNHFLGNSTGDQDPMRDPISLSQALQSSYLRSQYLADATWDRWLKEYFPNMNKRSKWFEDVVSVKLGDLVYIAEGSRRTWIRGRIVELIPNKDGRIRRVAVQTASGRLERPVAKLAVMEIGNGESEQGDAEADPDSRGGECSGIPDVAASEQT, from the coding sequence ATGGGTGGAGTATGGGAGCGGATGGTGCGAAGCGTGAAAGAATCGATGAGAGCTCTCGACGACGGAAGGAAACTCAACGACGAGATTCTGCTGACGGTGTTGGCGGAAACAGAAGCTTTTATAAACTCTCGTCCACTGACGTACATGCCTCAAAGTTCGGCCGACTACGAAGCGTTGACACCCAACCACTTTTTGGGTAACTCCACGGGAGATCAGGACCCTATGCGTGATCCAATCAGTCTCAGCCAAGCACTGCAAAGCAGTTACCTTCGTTCGCAGTATTTAGCTGATGCTACATGGGACAGATGGCTGAAGGAATACTTTCCTAATATGAACAAGCGGTCCAAGTGGTTCGAAGATGTGGTGTCGGTTAAACTTGGAGACCTGGTGTATATTGCGGAAGGCAGTCGGCGTACCTGGATCCGAGGAAGGATCGTGGAGCTAATCCCGAACAAGGATGGAAGGATCAGACGTGTTGCAGTACAAACGGCATCTGGACGACTTGAGAGACCGGTGGCGAAGCTGGCCGTTATGGAGATAGGTAACGGTGAATCCGAGCAAGGCGATGCGGAGGCCGATCCGGATTCACGGGGTGGAGAATGTTCTGGCATCCCTGACGTCGCTGCATCTGAACAGACCTAA